Proteins from one Mycteria americana isolate JAX WOST 10 ecotype Jacksonville Zoo and Gardens chromosome 1, USCA_MyAme_1.0, whole genome shotgun sequence genomic window:
- the SERPINH1 gene encoding serpin H1, with product MWTILVLALCGLAAAVPSEDRKLSDKATTLADRSTTLAFNLYHAMAKDKNMENILLSPVVVASSLGLVSLGGKATTASQAKAVLSADKLNDDYMHSGLSELLNEVSNSTARNVTWKIGNRLYGPASINFADDFVKNSKKHYNYEHSKINFRDKRSALKSINEWAAQTTDGKLPEVTKDVEKTDGALIVNAMFFKPHWDEKFHHKMVDNRGFMVTRSYTVGVPMMHRTGLYNYYDDETEKLQVVEMPLAHKLSSMIFIMPNHVEPLERVEKLLNREQLKAWAGKMKKRSVAISLPKVILEVSHDLQKHLADLGLTEAIDKTKADLSKISGKKDLYLSNVFHAAALEWDTEGNPYDADIYGREEMRNPKLFYADHPFIFMIKDNKTNSILFIGRLVRPKGDKMRDEL from the exons ATGTGGACTATTCTGGTGCTTGCTCTCTGCGGCCTCGCTGCAGCCGTGCCCTCAGAGGACAGGAAGCTGAGCGACAAGGCAACAACGCTGGCTGACCGCAGCACGACGCTAGCCTTCAACCTCTACCATGCCATGGCAAAAGACAAGAACATGGAGAACATCCTGCTGTCCCCCGTGGTTGTTGCCTCTTCACTCGGCCTCGTGTCCCTCGGGGGCAAGGCCACAACCGCCTCCCAAGCCAAGGCAGTGCTCAGCGCAGATAAACTGAACGACGACTACATGCACAGTGGGTTGTCCGAGCTCCTGAACGAGGTCAGCAACAGCACAGCCCGCAACGTCACCTGGAAGATCGGCAACCGCTTGTACGGCCCTGCCTCCATCAACTTTGCCGATGACTTTGTGAAGAACAGCAAGAAACACTACAACTACGAGCACTCCAAGATCAACTTCCGAGACAAGAGGAGCGCCCTGAAATCCATTAACGAGTGGGCAGCCCAGACCACGGATGGGAAACTCCCAGAGGTCACGAAAGACGTTGAGAAAACTGATGGGGCCCTGATTGTCAATGCCATGTTCTTCAAGC CTCACTGGGATGAGAAGTTCCATCATAAGATGGTGGACAACCGTGGCTTCATGGTGACCCGTTCCTACACTGTGGGAGTTCCCATGATGCATCGCACAG GTCTCTACAATTACTATGATGATGAGACAGAGAAACTCCAGGTGGTAGAGATGCCACTTGCTCACAAGCTCTCCAGCATGATCTTTATCATGCCAAACCATGTGGAGCCTCTGGAGAGAGTTGAGAAACTGCTGAACAGGGAGCAGCTAAAGGCCTGGGCCGGCAAGATGAAGAAGAGATCAGTGGCCATCTCGCTGCCTAAAGTCATCCTGGAAGTCAGCCACGACCTTCAG AAACACTTGGCTGATCTGGGCCTGACAGAAGCCATTGACAAAACCAAGGCTGACTTGTCAAAGATCTCTGGCAAGAAAGACCTTTACCTGTCCAACGTCTTCCACGCTGCTGCTCTTGAATGGGACACAGAAGGGAACCCCTACGATGCTGACATCTACGGCCGAGAGGAGATGAGGAACCCCAAGCTCTTCTATGCTGACCACCCCTTCATCTTCATGATCAAGGACAATAAAACCAACTCCATTCTCTTCATCGGCAGACTCGTGAGGCCCAAAGGGGACAAGATGCGTGATGA